One segment of Urocitellus parryii isolate mUroPar1 chromosome 5, mUroPar1.hap1, whole genome shotgun sequence DNA contains the following:
- the LOC113201514 gene encoding C-type lectin domain family 4 member A-like — MALENTHMEMRLKNKPKSSVTNSNSPAVFIFHKELLLFSSLIVFLLKTVLLSVAFIVSFPVLFQKYSQILEEKKYPNSTKEPIHPELKCSRHYSTMKGKIWSCCPKNWKSFSSSCYFISTDAKSWNKSQNCSRMEAHLLVINSKEEQDFIIPNLQIDAVYDVGLSDPECQRHWQWVNGTP, encoded by the exons ATGGCTTTGGAAAATACTCATATGGAAATGAGactcaaaaataaaccaaagtccTCAGTCACCAACTCAAATTCTCCTGCAGTTTTCATTTTCCacaaagag TTGCTTCTTTTCTCATCACTGATAGTTTTTCTGCTAAAGACAGTCTTATTATCTGTTGCTTTTATTG TctcttttccagttttatttcaaaaatattctcaGATTCTTGAAGAAAAGAAGTATCCAAATTCTACAAAAGAACCAATCCACCCAGAATTGAAGTGTTCAAGACACTATTCAACCATGAAAG GAAAAATCTGGAGCTGTTGCCCAAAGAATTGGAAGTCATTTAGTTCCAGTTGCTACTTTATTTCTACTGATGCAAAATCTTGGAATAAGAGTCAGAACTGCTCTAGAATGGAGGCTCATTTGCTAGTGATCAACAGCAAGGAAGAGCAG GATTTTATCATTCCAAATCTGCAAATAGATGCGGTTTATGATGTGGGCCTGTCAGATCCAGAGTGTCAGAGACATTGGCAATGGGTCAATGGGACACCTTAG